CTGGATTAGCTGGAGGAGGAGTAGGGACTGAATTAAGAAAAGGGGCTGAAAATGTCATTGAAGTAAATATCTTAGAGAAGGGTGGTGGTTCAAAAATAGGAAGGGCTGAAGTGGTAACTCCAAAAATGGAGAAGGTTATTATTGGTATAGATGATACAGACACAAAAGAGAAAGGAGCCACTTGGGTTTTGGCTCACGAAATTGGTTTAGAAGTAGAGAAACATAAGTTAGGTTATTACTTAGACCATACAATTGTCCAACTATATCCGGGAAATCCTAACAAAACTCAAAATTGCGTTTCAATTGCTTTAAGTTTTGCTGTTTATCTAGAATACAAATATAAAATTGATAAATTTGTTAAAAAATTGTTAAAAGAGAGAAGTTTATCAGATAATACTGCAATGGCTGTATATTATGGACTATTTCCATCAAAAAGTATGAAATTATTTACTATGAAGGCAAAAAAGAAAATGGTTACATTAGAAGAAGCAAAATCTATCGCCTTAAGAAACAATATAAAAATAATTCCAGTTACTGGTGAAGGAGGAATTATTGGAGCTGTGGCAGCGTTAGGTTTGGCTGAACATCACGACTTAGCTCCTAAATTATGCGAAGATATTGAAATGAAGAAAACTATAATATAAGTAAATTTAAAATCTTTTTGTGATATTATGGAAGATAGAAATTTCAAAATAGTACTATTAGGACCTGAAAACTCTGGAAAATCTTCTATAATGAACGCTTTATTTGGTAGGTATGTTTCATTAGTTTCTGAAGTTGGTGGAACTACAAAAATGCCAATAAAAAGATACTGGGGAAAGTTAAAGATAGGTAGAAGTAAAGAAAATCCAGAGTTTATAAATATAGTTTTTGTTGATTTAGGAGGTTTATATACTACATCAGATAAACAATCTCCAATTATGACTCCAAAAATATTAGAAAAAACTTTTAAAGAAATAAACGATTCCGATATGGTCATTCATGTAATTGATGGTAGTATAGGATTATTAAGAAGTTTTGAAAAACTCCATCATATGTTAAAGTTTAGATACCAAAAACCTATTATAGTTGTAGTTAACAAATGTGATTTATTAACCAATGTTGATAAAGAAATATTAAAAAAATATGTAGAAAATAGATTAAAAAATACACCAATATTTGTATCTGCAAAAACTTTTGAAGGAATTCCAGAATTGTTAGATATAATTATTAGATATTTAAAAAGGTGATTTAATGCTGGAAAAATTAAAAAAACTATTTAAAGGAAAAAATAATGAAAATCTTAATCCTCCCACACCAGTTTCTATAGACGATTATTTACAAGATATTGAAGAACTTCCAATAACCTCAGTAGAAGATGAAAAAATAGTTATTAAAGTATGTAGTATCGAAGACGAGAAAGATGCTGTAACAGCCATAGTTCTGGCTGAGGCAGGATATATAGTAATTGCAAAAACTCCAAACTTAGAAAAAGAAATTGATGATGAATTTATTGAAATTATTAAAAAAATTAGAGATGAAGTTTTAAAAAATGGAGGCAATGTAATTATTTTAGGAGATGAGCATTTATTAATAACTCCAAAAAATGTTGTTATAGAAAAACAAAAAGAAGAACCTAAAAAAAATAAAATCTTGGAAAAATATAT
This Methanocaldococcus sp. DNA region includes the following protein-coding sequences:
- the mmp11 gene encoding methanogenesis marker protein 11, whose translation is MHHNDIHYKKVIAMVDDALNFVEIVEEHPCPNGSEWVIYQYKRTSPLILSAWRNGNKHHFVTKIGKEKLNLVPSLSAAGIEEVYIENDKVHIVYAGLAGGGVGTELRKGAENVIEVNILEKGGGSKIGRAEVVTPKMEKVIIGIDDTDTKEKGATWVLAHEIGLEVEKHKLGYYLDHTIVQLYPGNPNKTQNCVSIALSFAVYLEYKYKIDKFVKKLLKERSLSDNTAMAVYYGLFPSKSMKLFTMKAKKKMVTLEEAKSIALRNNIKIIPVTGEGGIIGAVAALGLAEHHDLAPKLCEDIEMKKTII
- a CDS encoding Era-like GTP-binding protein, whose protein sequence is MEDRNFKIVLLGPENSGKSSIMNALFGRYVSLVSEVGGTTKMPIKRYWGKLKIGRSKENPEFINIVFVDLGGLYTTSDKQSPIMTPKILEKTFKEINDSDMVIHVIDGSIGLLRSFEKLHHMLKFRYQKPIIVVVNKCDLLTNVDKEILKKYVENRLKNTPIFVSAKTFEGIPELLDIIIRYLKR
- the sepF gene encoding cell division protein SepF, whose protein sequence is MLEKLKKLFKGKNNENLNPPTPVSIDDYLQDIEELPITSVEDEKIVIKVCSIEDEKDAVTAIVLAEAGYIVIAKTPNLEKEIDDEFIEIIKKIRDEVLKNGGNVIILGDEHLLITPKNVVIEKQKEEPKKNKILEKYIKEEKKN